TGCTGGTGGCGGCGCAGTGCCGGTGCGGCATACAACCTGCTCACAAAACAATTGAGAGCTGAGTTTATTTTTGAGCGGTTGAATTTGTCCTCTTGCTGCTTTTTCCGCTGCTTCATCAGCAAAATAAAGCGTCAAAACCGGCCTGTCATAGCCTCCGTAGGTAGCGGCTGCAAATATTTTACCCAACTTGGAGTTAATTTTTTGCTCAGCCGTAATAAACGCCCGCCAAATGTCAGCAGAATTAGCCAATTTATTGGGTTTTGAACTCATACTTCCTCTGCCTTTCCTAAAATTGGCTCCGCCCAGAATGACCACTCTTGGGCTAGTTGAATCGCTAAACGATTTAGGCCAGTATAGTCGTGAATTTCCATTTCAAACAAAGTGCTACAGTCATCAAAAGCAAATGCCACTTGACTTAACTCTTGCAACTTTTTCAAAAAGTGCTGATAAACTTGTCCTTTATATTTTGTGTCGCCAGATTGATACTTCTTGCCATCGCCGGCTAGCCGGTGCAATCCCCAAGTCGAAAGATAAGAAGGCAACCCTTGCACCACAGAACTTGCCTTTTGATGATTTTTAGACTCAACAATTCCTTTCACTTCTTGCAAGCCCTTATAGGCTGAATGACTGAAATCACGGGTATCTAGCTTCAACATTTATGCTTCTCCTTTTTCAACATTAATTTCCACAGTTTTATTGAACGTCCATCCCCGCCCCAATCCTTCTAACCCGCCAAATTGCAGCCGATCATTCAGAGTTGCTTTTAAAGATTGGCGGCACTTTTCTGTCTTCTCCTGATTTTTAGCCGGCTTCAGTCCCCAAGGGAAAAACAGAATAGTTTCTGAAGGCATCGCTTCTTCAGAACGAAATGAACCATCAGCAGCAGTTTTCTGGTCTGTCTTAAGGGCTATTCTCACTTCTCGCTGCAAGCCGGTTTCCACCAAAGAAGCACAGTCCTCATTTGACAAAATGACTAATTTCTGATGAAGATCAAGAATTCCCCCGCCATCAGGAATCTCTTCAAAGCAGTTCCAGCAAGCAGCATCTGGTTGAATACGTTCAATCTCCTCCTCTTGAAGCACTGCCCCTTGCAAATAAATTTTCTTGCTAGCAATAGAAGAGATCGCTTTTTTATCAATGCCGGCAAGGCTTGTTTGCCACCCTTTAATCAGCGTTGTCATTTCTGGATTCTGCAACCAGCGATTCCAGCGAATTAACCACAAAGGGCAAGTAATCCAAACAAATTGATGACTGAAAGAAGCTACAGGAAATAACAGCAACGTGGCATCAGCAAACCAAACTTCTCCTTCCGTTGCCAACTGACCCTCTTTAATGCGTTCCCCAAAGAAAGCCCCAGCATCATCTGGATGAGTAGATTCTAGAACCGAGCGAATTTTGCCTCGAAGTGAAGAAGAAGGCAGATAAGGCAATTCTGTTTGAGCTTCCCGCGCAATTCCCATGAGATTGCCGGCTTGAGAACTGGCTCCTGTGTGCAGAGGGGTGAGAAGATAGGTGTAAGTTAGATAATTCGTCATGATGCTTGTGTGTTGATTGACTGAGATTGAAAAGAAATCCAAAGTAATTCTGAATAGCCCAACTGTTGCAACCGCTTAGCCTTATCTAAAGCTTTCCCCTGCTTAGCCTTGGAATCTTCAGCAAACAAAATTTGCGGTTGATTCAAGTAATAAACACTGCCTGCCGGTGCCGCAAAAACTTGCGGTGCGGGAATGCTGCTATTGTCTTCCTGATCCCGAATCCGACAGCTCACGGGCACCGGCTTATCCGTCGCCACACTCACCAAATGCCCCCGCCTTGCCTTCGGATTCCCCGGATATGCTAAATCCCACTCCCAAGGCCAAGCACGGCACATGACTTTGTTGCTGTCATGTTGGCGTTCAAATATACCAGGGGTAACGAGATAGGCTAGGGATCTCGCCTTCTCGTTGCTACCTTTTTCAAAGTTAGCTTGGGAAATTTTCTGGAGATTATTCCACTGCTGATCAAGCACCGGACAACGCTGAAAAATTGCGCGATGTCCTTCCCCACCCAATCGCAGAGTTACTAATTTCCCGATTTCCTGAATCGCTTCGTGAGTCTTCGCATCAACCGCAATTGCTAAACTCCAACCCGAATGCAATCGCACTGCATTTTCAACAAAATAGCCATCAGCATCCTTAACTTGGCGAGTTCCCGGCTCAATCGCATTGTGGGGACGAGTTTCCACCGACCAAGGCTTAGGATTTTCGCCGGCATTGCATAGCCAATCTTTCTCCTCCGTTGGTTGGCCGACTAAAAGTTTAAGCACCACATCTTGACTGATATACAAACGAGATTCCGCTTCAGATTCCGCTTCAGTTTCCGTTGAATGCTGACTTTTATCGAGTAACAACGGGACTGGATAATTGCGGTCATAAATAGCTTGCCGGCATCGATGGTTGTCTGCAAGCCAGGACGCAGGAACCAATTGATTTTTGCCAACCCAATTAAAAGGTCGCGGGAAGTAGAGCGTTTCCTGGTAGCAAAGAAACGGGCCTTTTAGGGTGAATTTGGTTGCCTTTGCCCGGTTAACAAGCTCGCTTAACGCCCCAGCAATCGTATGAGGATTGGGGGGGAAAGTGCTGCCGGCCCATGCCCTTTCCCCAGGTGTAAAAGGCTTAGCATCTCGAAACAATAACACATCCAATGGGGTGAGCGTGTACCAATACATTAACTTTCACCTCCTAACTTTATCTC
Above is a genomic segment from Microcoleus sp. FACHB-68 containing:
- the cmr4 gene encoding type III-B CRISPR module RAMP protein Cmr4, producing the protein MTNYLTYTYLLTPLHTGASSQAGNLMGIAREAQTELPYLPSSSLRGKIRSVLESTHPDDAGAFFGERIKEGQLATEGEVWFADATLLLFPVASFSHQFVWITCPLWLIRWNRWLQNPEMTTLIKGWQTSLAGIDKKAISSIASKKIYLQGAVLQEEEIERIQPDAACWNCFEEIPDGGGILDLHQKLVILSNEDCASLVETGLQREVRIALKTDQKTAADGSFRSEEAMPSETILFFPWGLKPAKNQEKTEKCRQSLKATLNDRLQFGGLEGLGRGWTFNKTVEINVEKGEA
- a CDS encoding type III-B CRISPR module-associated Cmr3 family protein, giving the protein MYWYTLTPLDVLLFRDAKPFTPGERAWAGSTFPPNPHTIAGALSELVNRAKATKFTLKGPFLCYQETLYFPRPFNWVGKNQLVPASWLADNHRCRQAIYDRNYPVPLLLDKSQHSTETEAESEAESRLYISQDVVLKLLVGQPTEEKDWLCNAGENPKPWSVETRPHNAIEPGTRQVKDADGYFVENAVRLHSGWSLAIAVDAKTHEAIQEIGKLVTLRLGGEGHRAIFQRCPVLDQQWNNLQKISQANFEKGSNEKARSLAYLVTPGIFERQHDSNKVMCRAWPWEWDLAYPGNPKARRGHLVSVATDKPVPVSCRIRDQEDNSSIPAPQVFAAPAGSVYYLNQPQILFAEDSKAKQGKALDKAKRLQQLGYSELLWISFQSQSINTQAS